The Equus caballus isolate H_3958 breed thoroughbred chromosome 22, TB-T2T, whole genome shotgun sequence genome window below encodes:
- the LOC138920113 gene encoding uncharacterized protein, giving the protein MCVGQLSHPQVPVPVSKCEGSLSNSSRPFLCGWAGGLPVLQRWRRRAQRLTLGPGWDPECVLAATPEVPLGQSSLWRFLGAWLTQPSCCVSRLLSFLSGSTLDVTIEASLALPQTRSGQVSLTLLNCQPVFTRIHKQAGLLSAVREVMLERILQNSLPNVLCPVIQFWFYIINQQLSILKNVPSLGSFGNLHSALSRVPLSSEQHHRLDFQDKHLPASFINWLIESIMFSYWPVSVFLHSSHSDRFRAQQVTPAGPMGISP; this is encoded by the exons atgtgtGTGGGTCAGCTCTCTCACCCACAAGTGCCAGTGCCCGTCTCCAAGTGTGAGGGAAGCCTTTCGAACAGCTCCAGACCTTTTCTCTGTGGCTGGGCAGGGGGGTTGCCTGTACTGCAGAGGTGGAGAAGAAGAGCCCAGAGACTCACCCTGGGCCCGGGCTGGGACCCAGAGTGCGTGCTGGCCGCGACTCCCGAGGTTCCTCTTGGTCAGTCCTCCCTCTGGAGGTTCCTGGGAGCTTGGCTCACACAACCTTCCTGCTGTGTGTCTAGACTGCTCAGCTTCCTCAGTGGCTCCACGTTGGATGTGACCATCGAGGCCTCCTTAGCACTGCCCCAGACCAGGTCCGGCCAAGTCTCACTCACTCTGCTGAACTGCCAGCCCGTCTTCACCAGGATCCACAAGCAAGCGGG CCTGCTCTCTGCCGTGAGAGAAGTAATGCTGGAACGGATCCTGCAGAACTCCTTACCCAACGTG CTGTGCCCAGTGATCCAATTTTGGTTCTACATCATCAATCAACAGTTGAGCATTCTGAAAA aTGTCCCCTCACTTGGGTCATTTGGGAACCTCCACTCTGCTCTGTCCCGAGTGCCCCTGTCGTCTGAGCAGCATCACCGCCTGGACTTTCAG GACAAACACTTGCCGGCTTCTTTTATTAACTGGCTGATTGAAA GTATAATGTTTTCATATTGGCCAGTCAGTGTATTCCTTCACTCCAGCCACAGTGATCGGTTCAGAGCTCAGCAAGTAACCCCAGCTGGGCCAATGGGGATCAGCCCTTGA